ATCGATGGCATCGTCCGTCCGCGCGGGCGGCGCCTTCAGCTCGTGCTGCACGTCCTCCAGATCCAGCGGCGGCTGCGGCGGCAGGGCGCGCAGCTGGTTCAGGTACAGGTGGTGCATGAGCGTGAACAGCCAGGCGCGCAGATCGGTGCCGGGCCGCCACAGCAGCCACTTTCGGCAGGCACGCTCCAGCGTGTCCTGGACCAGGTCGTCCGCCGCCCAGGCATTGCCCGTGAGTGCCCGCGCATAGCGCCGCAGGCCCGGCAGGTGCGGCGCGATGTCGTCCATGCGGCTGGAGGGTGGCGTGTGCGCCGGGCGGGGGCGGCGCCGGATCAGGGCTTGGCCGTGCGCCACACCTGGTTGACGCCGTCGCCCGTGCGCTCGCCGGGCTGCGTGTCCTTGACCCAGTAGTAGAGCGGTTTGCCCTTGTAGGCCAACTGGGCGCCGCCTTCGTCGCGCTGCACGGTGGTGAAGTCGCCCGAGGGAGTGGCGGTGCCCGCCAGCAGCGGCGGCCAGTTCCTGGCGCAAGGACCGTTGCAGACCGATTTGCCGCCGCCGACCGGGTCGCGGTCGAAGGTGTAGAGGGTCATGCCGTTGGGCCCTACGAGCACGCCGTCCTTCGCGGCAACGCCGCCGGGCATGCCGGACGTGGCGCAGCCGGCGAGCGCCAGGGCCAGTGCGGAGGCAGCGAGAAGGGAGGGGAATCGGGACATCGGTGGTACTCCTGGTGGCGCGGGCCGGTGCGACATGCACGGCCTGCGAAGGGATGAACACCGGGCGCGTCGGATTTATTCCGCGCCACCCGAAAAAAACGCGGTCAGCGGTTGCGGCTCTTCATCGCGCGCTCGACCTCGCGCTTGCCCTCGCGGTCCTTGATGGTGTCGCGCTTGTCGTGCTCGGCCTTGCCCTTGGCGAGCGCGAAGTCGCACTTCACGCGGCCGTTGGTCCAGTGCAGGTTGAGGGGCACCAGCGTGTAGCCCTTCTGCTCCACCTTGATGGTCAGGCGGCGGATCTCTTCCTTGTGCAGCAGCAGCTTCTTGGTGCGCACGGCGTCCGGGCTCACGTGCGTGGAGGCGGTCTTGAGCGGGTTGATCTGGCAGCCGATCAGAAAAAGCTCGCCTTCGCGGATCACCACGTAGCCGTCCGTCAGCTGCACCTTGCCCTCGCGCAGGGCCTTCACTTCCCAGCCATGCAGCACCAAACCCGCCTCGTGGCGTTCCTCGAAAAAATAATTGAAGGCCGCCTTCTTGTTGTCGGCGATGCGGGACTGGGTCTCGGGTTTCTTGGCCATGGGTGATCAGATGCGGCGCCTGGGGAAGTTTGAAAGCCCTCCCTACAATCGGTCGATCGTCCGCGCGCCTCGGGGGATTCTAGTGTGCTGCCTCCGTGCGGCCCGCCGTCCCCGCCCACCCATGAAAAACGTCAACAAGTCCGTCCTGATCTGGTACAGCCCCGAAGAGATGTTCGCCCTCGTCACCGATGTGGCCCAGTACCCCGAATTCCTCCCGTGGTGCGACCACGCCAAGGTGCTGGAGCAGGACGGGCAGGGCATGACCGCGGAAGTCGGCATCTCCTTCGGCGGCCTGCGCAAATCCTTCGTCACGCGCAACACCCACGAGGCCGGCCGGCGTGTGCAGATGCGCCTCGTCAAGGGGCCTTTCTCCCAGCTCGACGGCGACTGGCGCTTCCATCCCGTGGGCGATGGCAGCCAGCGGGCGTGCAAGGTCGAACTGCAACTCAACTACGGCTTCGACAACCTGGCGCTGGCCGCACTCGTGGGGCCCGTGTTCGACCGCATTGCAGGCAGCATGGTGGATGCGTTCATCCAGCGTGCGGAGCAGGTGTATGGGTGAAGACGGCCCCGGTGGCCCGGTGGAGGTCACGGTCGCCTGGTCCCCCGGGCCGCGCGAGGTGCGCGAGGTGACCTTGCATCTTGCTTCGGGCTCGACCGTGCGGTCGGCCCTGCGCGCTTGCGGCGGGCCCGATGACGGATCGGCACCGTGCGGCATCTGGGGCCGGACCGTGGAACTGGACCAGGTGCTCAAGCCCGGGGACCGCATCGAATGGTATCGGCCACTGCTGGTCGATCCGAAGAAGGCGCGGCGCGAGCGATTCGCCCGCCAGGGCGCGCGCTCCACCGGGTTGTTCGCCGCGCGCCGCCCGGGCGCGAAGGCCGGGTACTGAGAAAAAAGCGCATCGGGGCGGCGGCACGCTCGCCCCGGAGGCGGTCAGCGGGGGCAGTCCGACGCGATCACCGCATCTGCACGGCTGACTTCCGCGTTGCGGGTGGCCTCGTCCATGAAGCTGCGCTCGCCTTTGGCGTTGACCGTGCTCAGCAGCTGGCCCGAAGTCATCGTGGCCTTCTGCTGCCGGGCGCGCTGGCAGTTGTCGGCGCGGGCCTTCGCCTGGCGGTCTTCATCGGCTTTCTTGCGGGCGGCATCGGCGGCTTCTGCCTGGGCCTTGCGCTGCTCGAGTTCCTTGTCCGTGCCCGGCAGCCGGGGAGCGCTGGCCACCGACGCCGAAGCGGCCGGCGCGCCTGCCACGGGCGCCGAGCCCGCGGCGTCGGACGGGACGGCCTGGGCGCGTGGCAGCGGAGGGGCGCCGCCGGGCTGCTTCAGGATGCTTTTGGCCGGAACGTCGGCCGGCGGAGGGCGGTCGCTGAACACCTTGCGTCCGTCCTTGTCGAGCCATTGCCATTGCGCGGAAGCTCCGAGCGCCCAGGAGCAGGCGCAGGCGAGCACGAGAAGTCGGTGGAGTTTCATGCCGGCCAGTGTAGCTTTGGGCCTGCGCCGGCGCCATCGGGCGAAGCCTTGTGGCAGGAAGGAGTCGAGCTCGGCGGGTACAATCGTTTTTTTGGAGCGAATCTCATGCGCCTTCTTGGAAAAGCGCTCACCTTCGACGACGTGTTGCTGGTGCCAGCGTACTCCCAGGTCCTGCCGAAAGACACGTCCCTCGCGACGCGACTCTCCCGCAATATCTCCCTGAATCTCCCTTTGGTGTCCGCCGCCATGGACACCGTCACCGAAGCCCGCCTGGCCATCGCCATCGCGCAGGAGGGGGGTATCGGCATCGTCCACAAGAACCTCACCGCCAAGGAACAGGCAGCGCACGTGGCCAAGGTCAAGCGCTACGAGTCCGGCGTGGTGCGCGACCCGGTCGTGATCACACCCGAGCACACGGTGCTGCAGGTCCTGCAACTGTCCGAGCAGCTCGGCATCTCGGGCTTCCCGGTGTGCGATGCGGGCAAGGTCGTGGGCCTCGTCACGGGGCGCGATCTGCGCTTCGAAACCCGCTACGACGTCAAGGTGCGCGACATCATGACGCCGCGCGAGAAACTCATCACCGTGAAGGAGGGCGCCACGCTCTCCGAGGCCAAGGGCCTGCTCAACAAGCACAAGCTCGAACGCCTGCTCGTGGTGAATGAAGCCTTCGAACTCAAGGGCCTCATCACGGTGAAGGACATCACCAAGCAGACCAGCTTCCCCAACGCCGCACGCGATGCCTCCGGCCGCCTGCGCGTCGGTGCGGCCGTCGGCGTGGGCGAGGGCACCGAGGAGCGCGTGGAAGCGCTGGTCAAGGCCGGTGTCGATGCCATCGTGGTGGACACGGCGCATGGCCACAGCAAGGGCGTGATCGACCGGGTGCGCTGGGTCAAGCAGAACTACCCGCAGGTGGACGTGATCGGCGGCAACATCGCCACCGGTGCGGCAGCCCTGGCCCTGGTCGAGGCGGGCGCGGATGGCGTCAAGGTCGGTATCGGTCCTGGCTCCATCTGCACGACGCGGATCGTCGCCGGCGTGGGCGTGCCGCAGATCATGGCCATCGACAGCGTGGCCACGGCCCTCAAGGGCACGGGCGTGCCATTGATCGCGGACGGTGGTATCCGCTACTCCGGCGACATTGCCAAGGCGCTCGCCGCCGGGGCCAGCACCGTCATGATGGGCGGCATGTTCGCCGGCACCGAAGAGGCGCCGGGCGAGGTGATCCTGTTCCAGGGCCGCAGCTACAAGAGCTACCGCGGCATGGGCTCCATCGGCGCCATGCAGCAGGGCTCGGCCGACCGCTACTTCCAGGAATCCAGCACCGGCAACCCGAACGCCGACAAGCTCGTGCCCGAGGGCATCGAGGGGCGCGTGCCCTACAAGGGCTCCATGGTTTCCATCGTCTTCCAGATGGCTGGCGGTGTGCGCGCGTCCATGGGCTACTGCGGGTGCGCCACGATCGAAGACATGAACAACAAGGCGGAGTTCGTCGAGATCACCACGGCCGGCATCCGCGAGAGCCACGTGCACGACGTGCAGATCACCAAGGAAGCGCCGAACTACCGCGCCGACTGATCCGCCACCTGGTGCGACAGATTCTGGCCTGATTGCCAGAATCTGGTCAGACTGATAAAGTCTGGCCTGAATCCATATTCAGGCCAGACTTTTCTTTTTCTGCCCCCCGGAGCCCCATGCAATCCGTCGGTATCTATGAAGCCAAAAGCCGCTTCTCCGCGCTGATCGAGCTGGTCGAACAGGGCGAGGAAGTGCGCATCACCCGGCACGGCAAGGAAGTGGTGCGCATGCTGCCCGTGCGCCGGCGCCCGGTGATCACCGACGAGCAGATCGCACGCGAGCTGGGCCAGATCGACGCACTGCACGCCACGATCCGCGCGGCGGTGCCGGAAGCAGCGGCCCCTGCCTTGCGCCGCAACGGCCGGAGCACCGCGGCATGACGGCCTTCGTCCTCGATGCCTCCGTGATGGCCGCCTGGCTGCTGCCCGATGCGGCCAGCGAGGACACGCGGCGCCTCTACACGCGCATCCGCCGCGATGAGGTCGAGCCGCAGGCCCCCAACCTCTGGCAATGGGAATGCGGCAACCTCATCGCGAGCGGCGTGCACAGCGGCCGGGTTCCCGCAGGCGCCGTCGAAGGCCTGTGGAGCGTTCTCGAAGCCATCCGCCACCGCGTCGAATTGCACGATCTCGCCCCTGCCCAGCACAAGGCCGTGCTCGGCGTCGCACTCGATACCGGCCTGCCGGTCTACGACGCGGCCTACCTGTGGCTCGCGCGGTCGCTGCGCCTGCCGCTGGCCACTTTCGACGCGGCCCAGGCCGAAGCGGCCAGCCGCTCCGGCGTCGCGCTGCTCGACCTGTCCACGTTCTGATCCGTCACGTTTCCCGCCCTTGTCTTTTTGACTTCCCACACCATGCAACACCAGAAGAT
The DNA window shown above is from Acidovorax sp. NCPPB 4044 and carries:
- a CDS encoding RNA polymerase sigma factor — translated: MDDIAPHLPGLRRYARALTGNAWAADDLVQDTLERACRKWLLWRPGTDLRAWLFTLMHHLYLNQLRALPPQPPLDLEDVQHELKAPPARTDDAIDLDRCLQRLPADQRAVLLLVTLEDMDYAAAARVLGVPVGTVMSRLSRARQRLRVLMLACGPEDPAQPAAPSPAPTGAARLTRLK
- the smpB gene encoding SsrA-binding protein SmpB; the protein is MAKKPETQSRIADNKKAAFNYFFEERHEAGLVLHGWEVKALREGKVQLTDGYVVIREGELFLIGCQINPLKTASTHVSPDAVRTKKLLLHKEEIRRLTIKVEQKGYTLVPLNLHWTNGRVKCDFALAKGKAEHDKRDTIKDREGKREVERAMKSRNR
- a CDS encoding DUF4124 domain-containing protein yields the protein MKLHRLLVLACACSWALGASAQWQWLDKDGRKVFSDRPPPADVPAKSILKQPGGAPPLPRAQAVPSDAAGSAPVAGAPAASASVASAPRLPGTDKELEQRKAQAEAADAARKKADEDRQAKARADNCQRARQQKATMTSGQLLSTVNAKGERSFMDEATRNAEVSRADAVIASDCPR
- a CDS encoding type II toxin-antitoxin system RatA family toxin; its protein translation is MKNVNKSVLIWYSPEEMFALVTDVAQYPEFLPWCDHAKVLEQDGQGMTAEVGISFGGLRKSFVTRNTHEAGRRVQMRLVKGPFSQLDGDWRFHPVGDGSQRACKVELQLNYGFDNLALAALVGPVFDRIAGSMVDAFIQRAEQVYG
- a CDS encoding COG4315 family predicted lipoprotein; this translates as MSRFPSLLAASALALALAGCATSGMPGGVAAKDGVLVGPNGMTLYTFDRDPVGGGKSVCNGPCARNWPPLLAGTATPSGDFTTVQRDEGGAQLAYKGKPLYYWVKDTQPGERTGDGVNQVWRTAKP
- a CDS encoding RnfH family protein; this translates as MGEDGPGGPVEVTVAWSPGPREVREVTLHLASGSTVRSALRACGGPDDGSAPCGIWGRTVELDQVLKPGDRIEWYRPLLVDPKKARRERFARQGARSTGLFAARRPGAKAGY
- a CDS encoding type II toxin-antitoxin system Phd/YefM family antitoxin → MQSVGIYEAKSRFSALIELVEQGEEVRITRHGKEVVRMLPVRRRPVITDEQIARELGQIDALHATIRAAVPEAAAPALRRNGRSTAA
- a CDS encoding type II toxin-antitoxin system VapC family toxin — translated: MTAFVLDASVMAAWLLPDAASEDTRRLYTRIRRDEVEPQAPNLWQWECGNLIASGVHSGRVPAGAVEGLWSVLEAIRHRVELHDLAPAQHKAVLGVALDTGLPVYDAAYLWLARSLRLPLATFDAAQAEAASRSGVALLDLSTF
- the guaB gene encoding IMP dehydrogenase, coding for MRLLGKALTFDDVLLVPAYSQVLPKDTSLATRLSRNISLNLPLVSAAMDTVTEARLAIAIAQEGGIGIVHKNLTAKEQAAHVAKVKRYESGVVRDPVVITPEHTVLQVLQLSEQLGISGFPVCDAGKVVGLVTGRDLRFETRYDVKVRDIMTPREKLITVKEGATLSEAKGLLNKHKLERLLVVNEAFELKGLITVKDITKQTSFPNAARDASGRLRVGAAVGVGEGTEERVEALVKAGVDAIVVDTAHGHSKGVIDRVRWVKQNYPQVDVIGGNIATGAAALALVEAGADGVKVGIGPGSICTTRIVAGVGVPQIMAIDSVATALKGTGVPLIADGGIRYSGDIAKALAAGASTVMMGGMFAGTEEAPGEVILFQGRSYKSYRGMGSIGAMQQGSADRYFQESSTGNPNADKLVPEGIEGRVPYKGSMVSIVFQMAGGVRASMGYCGCATIEDMNNKAEFVEITTAGIRESHVHDVQITKEAPNYRAD